A single region of the Salvia miltiorrhiza cultivar Shanhuang (shh) chromosome 8, IMPLAD_Smil_shh, whole genome shotgun sequence genome encodes:
- the LOC130998550 gene encoding cytochrome b6: RDESFIYGSKGGIFTYLNKVYDWFEERLEIQAIADDITSKYVPPHVNIFYCLGGITLTCFLVQVATGFAMTFYYRPTVTEAFASVQYIMTEANFGWLIRSVHRWSASMMVLMMILHVFRVYLTGGFKKPRELTWVTGVVLGVLTASFGVTGYSLPRDQIGYWAVKIVTGVPEAIPVIGSPLVELLRGSASVGQSTLTRFYSLHTFVLPLLTAVFMLMHFPMIRKQGISGPL; this comes from the coding sequence CGAGATGAAAGTTTCATATACGGTTCTAAGGGGGGGATTTTCACCTATCTCAATAAAGTCTATGATTGGTTCGAAGAACGTCTTGAGATTCAGGCGATTGCGGATGATATAACTAGTAAATATGTTCCTCCCCATGTcaatatattttattgtttagGGGGAATTACTCTTACTTGTTTTTTAGTACAAGTAGCTACGGGGTTTGCTATGACTTTTTACTATCGTCCGACCGTTACTGAAGCTTTTGCCTCTGTTCAATACATAATGACGGAAGCGAACTTTGGTTGGTTAATCCGATCAGTTCATCGATGGTCAGCAAGTATGATGGTCCTAATGATGATTCTACATGTTTTTCGTGTGTATCTCACTGGTGGATTTAAAAAACCCCGCGAATTGACTTGGGTTACAGGTGTGGTTCTGGGAGTATTGACCGCATCTTTTGGCGTAACTGGTTATTCCTTACCTCGGGACCAAATTGGTTATTGGGCGGTGAAAATTGTAACAGGTGTACCTGAGGCTATTCCTGTAATAGGATCGCCTTTAGTAGAATTATTGCGCGGAAGCGCTAGTGTGGGACAATCCACCTTAACTCGTTTTTATAGTTTACACACTTTTGTATTGCCACTTCTTACTGCTGTATTTATGTTAATGCACTTTCCAATGATACGCAAACAAGGTATTTCTGGTCctttataa
- the LOC130996822 gene encoding cytochrome b6-f complex subunit 4 → MSGSAGGWIYKNSPIPITKKPDLNDPVLRAKLAKGMGHNYYGEPAWPNDLLYIFPVVILGTIACNVGLAVLEPSMIGEPADPFATPLEILPEWYFFPVFQILRTVPNKLLGVLLMVSVPAGLLTVPFLENVNKFQNPFRRPVATTVFLIGTAVALWLGIGATLPIDKSLTLGLF, encoded by the coding sequence ATGTCCGGTTCCGCGGGGGGATGGATCTATAAGAATTCACCTATCCCAATAACAAAAAAACCTGATTTGAATGATCCTGTATTAAGAGCTAAATTGGCTAAAGGCATGGGTCATAATTATTACGGAGAACCCGCATGGCCAAatgatcttttatatatttttccagTAGTAATTCTAGGGACTATTGCATGTAACGTAGGCTTAGCGGTTCTAGAACCATCAATGATTGGTGAACCGGCAGATCCGTTTGCAACCCCTTTGGAAATATTACCAGAATGGTATTTCTTTCCCGTATTTCAAATACTTCGTACAGTGCCCAATAAATTGTTGGGTGTTCTTTTAATGGTTTCAGTACCTGCGGGATTATTAACAGTACCTTTTTTAGAGAATGTTAATAAATTCCAAAATCCATTTCGCCGTCCAGTAGCGACAACCGTCTTTTTGATTGGTACTGCAGTTGCCCTTTGGTTGGGTATTGGTGCAACATTACCTATTGATAAATCCCTAACTTTAGGTCTCTTTTAA